From Pirellulales bacterium, the proteins below share one genomic window:
- a CDS encoding arylsulfatase codes for MPSGNDTGLTESWLAAVAQIVGLLNGLGTVSAMSAAFPSLLLAAVAISSRASGAESPNPASSNRPNIVFILSDDLGYGELGCYGQKLIQTPRIDRMAAEGVRFTDCYAGCTVCAPSRCTLMTGLHTGHCRIRGNAAVPLLPDDVTVAKVLHAAGYATGIIGKWGLGGPDSSGIPNQQGFDYWLGYLDQVHAHNYYPDYLWRNEQKVPLPNVVIKGVATKRVVYSHDLFAAEALEFVERHKSEPFFLYLAFTIPHANNEAFKAGQDGMEVPDDKPYSDRDWPRVEKNKAAMITRMDADVGRLLDKLKALGLDERTIVFFTSDNGPHKEGGVDPAFFRAGGPLRGTKRDLYDGGIREPMIVRWPGRIAPGQTSDFVWAFWDFLPTAAELAGVKRPSGLDGISVDPVLLAPPGKAANVPPHEFLYWEFHEGGFLQAARMGRWKAVRTKLDRPLELYDLPADPGEATNLAEKHPEIVARIEAYLKTARTDSPQWPVQIVPKKSGAPN; via the coding sequence ATGCCAAGCGGTAATGACACTGGATTGACGGAATCATGGCTTGCGGCAGTCGCGCAGATCGTCGGTCTCTTGAATGGACTCGGCACCGTGAGCGCGATGTCTGCCGCGTTCCCGTCGTTGCTCCTCGCCGCAGTCGCGATAAGCTCACGGGCAAGCGGAGCCGAATCGCCAAATCCAGCCTCCAGCAACCGGCCGAATATCGTGTTCATCTTGTCAGACGACCTCGGCTACGGTGAACTCGGCTGCTACGGCCAGAAGCTGATCCAGACTCCACGCATCGACCGGATGGCGGCCGAGGGAGTTCGGTTTACCGATTGCTACGCCGGCTGCACCGTTTGCGCTCCCTCGCGCTGCACTTTGATGACCGGACTGCACACCGGCCACTGCCGAATTCGCGGCAATGCCGCCGTGCCGCTCTTGCCCGACGACGTGACCGTCGCCAAGGTGCTCCATGCGGCCGGCTACGCCACGGGCATCATTGGCAAGTGGGGCTTGGGTGGGCCGGATTCATCGGGAATTCCCAATCAGCAGGGCTTCGATTATTGGCTCGGCTACCTCGATCAGGTCCACGCCCACAACTACTACCCGGATTATTTGTGGCGGAACGAGCAGAAGGTCCCGCTGCCCAACGTCGTGATCAAGGGCGTGGCCACGAAGCGAGTCGTGTATTCGCACGATCTGTTTGCCGCCGAGGCGCTCGAGTTCGTCGAGCGCCATAAGAGCGAGCCGTTTTTCCTCTACCTGGCCTTTACGATTCCTCACGCCAACAACGAGGCCTTCAAAGCCGGACAGGATGGCATGGAAGTGCCCGACGACAAGCCCTATTCCGATCGCGATTGGCCGCGAGTGGAAAAGAACAAGGCGGCGATGATCACGCGGATGGATGCCGACGTCGGCCGTTTGCTCGACAAGCTCAAAGCGCTGGGACTCGACGAGCGCACGATCGTTTTCTTCACCAGCGACAACGGACCGCATAAAGAGGGAGGCGTCGATCCGGCGTTCTTTCGCGCCGGCGGTCCGCTGCGCGGCACGAAGCGCGACCTTTATGACGGGGGCATCCGCGAGCCGATGATCGTTCGCTGGCCAGGCCGCATCGCACCGGGTCAAACGAGCGATTTCGTCTGGGCCTTCTGGGATTTCTTGCCGACCGCGGCGGAACTGGCCGGCGTCAAGAGGCCCTCGGGTCTCGACGGGATTTCGGTCGATCCAGTTTTACTCGCGCCGCCTGGCAAAGCCGCGAACGTCCCCCCGCATGAATTTCTTTACTGGGAATTTCACGAAGGAGGCTTTCTACAGGCGGCCCGAATGGGCCGTTGGAAGGCCGTGCGAACAAAGCTGGACCGTCCGCTCGAGTTATACGACTTGCCCGCCGATCCGGGCGAAGCAACCAATCTGGCCGAAAAGCATCCCGAAATCGTGGCCCGAATCGAGGCCTATCTCAAGACCGCTCGAACCGATTCGCCGCAGTGGCCGGTCCAGATTGTTCCCAAGAAGAGCGGCGCGCCGAACTAG
- a CDS encoding NTP transferase domain-containing protein, with protein MRTLIIPCGGRGSRMASFYFPKCLLPIRQRPLLFRIIQSWQGIVDEVVLVHNPRNERILRKYISTYYDGGLPIRFVMQPRPSGTFDAVRLGLEAARSPRVILNWSDVWLHKTPEVAHDDAKNIVVTSDIADHCRWVFCDRQFRCREGRPFAERHGAQRAPRSLQSGCAAGTERTPHSNGVLGIFLLNDLEHAFRSNFQVESIGETEVLAAFRGDSFRGVTVEDFTDIGDHTRYRHEDRLAARDLSTRAFGSRATIQLQESVVIKDFSDVQMHENEADWYRAAEFSFLPRVHSTKPLVLERLDAEPCWMRLERDPSPAAERQIVKRLSALARTIHTSRPSLPANADACQRQYLVKTLERLDRVDFLFEDFNRNCFTVNGREYPNPRDLLERNADAVRAVFPERFHFIHGDLQLSNALIDRNDRLYLIDPRGSFGGTPLFGDALYDFAKLYYGFCGGYDTFSTGRNRFALAEDGGFVVPPLLPPNVLARRRRFFERESRSTHYLGRSMIEIDIVHAIIWLSVADYVANDVLSSMYAYLNGTVLLSEALAARTSQLQSHGAALRAAA; from the coding sequence ATGCGCACGCTAATCATTCCCTGCGGCGGACGCGGCAGCCGAATGGCGAGCTTTTACTTCCCGAAATGTTTGCTCCCAATTAGACAGCGGCCGCTGCTCTTTCGGATTATTCAGAGCTGGCAAGGAATTGTCGATGAAGTCGTTTTGGTCCACAACCCGCGCAACGAACGAATTCTGCGAAAGTACATATCCACTTATTACGACGGAGGCCTGCCGATCCGGTTCGTTATGCAGCCGCGCCCCAGCGGGACTTTCGATGCCGTCCGCTTGGGGCTTGAGGCGGCACGGTCGCCGCGGGTGATTTTGAATTGGTCGGATGTGTGGCTTCATAAAACGCCTGAAGTGGCGCATGACGACGCAAAGAACATCGTCGTGACTTCCGACATCGCGGACCATTGCCGGTGGGTGTTTTGCGACCGGCAGTTCCGCTGCCGCGAGGGCCGGCCGTTTGCGGAACGCCACGGGGCCCAGAGGGCGCCCCGTTCCCTACAGAGCGGCTGCGCCGCTGGCACGGAGCGGACTCCGCACAGCAACGGGGTTCTCGGCATTTTTCTGTTGAACGACCTGGAACATGCCTTTCGCTCGAACTTTCAAGTCGAATCGATCGGCGAGACTGAAGTCCTCGCGGCCTTTCGTGGCGACAGCTTCCGGGGCGTCACCGTGGAGGACTTTACGGACATCGGCGATCATACCAGATATCGTCACGAAGACCGATTGGCGGCCCGCGATCTGTCCACTCGCGCATTTGGATCCAGAGCGACGATTCAGTTGCAAGAGTCGGTCGTCATCAAAGACTTCTCCGACGTCCAGATGCACGAAAACGAGGCCGACTGGTATCGAGCCGCGGAGTTTTCCTTTTTGCCGCGAGTCCATTCGACGAAGCCGCTGGTCTTGGAGCGATTGGATGCCGAACCCTGCTGGATGCGATTGGAACGCGATCCGTCGCCCGCGGCGGAACGTCAAATCGTCAAACGTCTGTCGGCGCTGGCTCGCACGATTCACACCAGCCGGCCAAGCCTTCCCGCGAACGCTGACGCCTGCCAGAGGCAATATCTGGTCAAGACGCTCGAACGACTGGATCGCGTAGATTTCCTCTTCGAGGATTTCAATCGCAACTGCTTCACGGTGAACGGCCGCGAATACCCAAACCCGCGCGACTTGCTCGAACGTAACGCGGACGCCGTGCGGGCGGTCTTTCCAGAGCGGTTCCACTTCATTCATGGCGACCTGCAACTCTCCAACGCGTTGATCGACCGAAATGACCGCCTGTATCTGATCGATCCGCGCGGCAGCTTCGGCGGCACGCCGCTGTTCGGCGACGCGCTTTATGATTTCGCCAAGCTCTACTACGGGTTTTGCGGTGGCTACGACACGTTCAGCACAGGTCGCAACCGGTTTGCCCTCGCGGAAGATGGCGGATTCGTCGTTCCCCCACTCCTGCCGCCGAATGTGCTTGCCCGGCGACGGCGCTTTTTCGAGCGCGAATCGAGGAGCACTCACTATCTTGGCCGAAGCATGATCGAAATCGACATCGTACACGCCATCATCTGGTTGTCGGTGGCGGACTATGTAGCTAACGACGTTTTGAGCAGCATGTACGCGTACCTGAACGGAACGGTGCTCCTAAGCGAAGCATTGGCCGCCCGGACGAGCCAATTGCAGTCGCACGGGGCGGCTCTCCGAGCGGCAGCGTGA
- a CDS encoding molybdenum cofactor guanylyltransferase, with translation MRCSAIVLCGGRSRRMGEPKAWLPFGGERLLQRIVRVVATAAEPIVVVAAPDQPLPELPAAIAVARDPIAGRGPLQGLATGLAALPDSVELVFATGTDSPLLNPAWIARLVDLIGEHDLAIPFVAGFHHPLSAVYRRAATIRAVNRLLAADRLRATDLVEELRARIVTADELRDIDPDLATLRNINTPEEYQAALAAAGFDRTT, from the coding sequence ATGAGATGCAGCGCGATCGTGCTTTGCGGCGGTCGGAGCCGGCGGATGGGAGAGCCGAAGGCGTGGCTACCATTCGGCGGTGAGCGATTGTTGCAACGGATCGTTCGAGTGGTAGCGACCGCCGCCGAGCCGATCGTCGTCGTCGCGGCGCCGGATCAACCACTGCCGGAACTTCCCGCCGCAATCGCAGTGGCGCGCGATCCGATCGCCGGCCGCGGGCCGCTGCAAGGCCTGGCAACAGGGCTGGCGGCGCTCCCCGACTCGGTCGAATTGGTGTTTGCCACGGGCACGGACTCTCCGCTTCTCAATCCGGCTTGGATCGCGCGGCTGGTCGATCTCATCGGCGAACATGATCTGGCGATCCCATTCGTCGCCGGCTTTCACCATCCGCTCTCCGCAGTCTATCGCCGAGCCGCGACCATTCGCGCCGTCAATCGGCTGCTCGCGGCCGATCGCTTGCGCGCCACTGATCTCGTGGAAGAACTCCGCGCGCGGATCGTCACGGCCGACGAGCTTCGCGACATTGATCCAGATCTGGCGACCTTGCGGAACATCAATACGCCGGAGGAGTACCAAGCGGCGCTTGCCGCCGCCGGATTCGACCGAACGACATGA
- a CDS encoding DUF1559 domain-containing protein — protein MAALKDGRRERPVASLMSRLGSRKLAVRARRDLRPRIAFTLVELLVVIAIIGVLVSILLPAIQAAREAARRTGCANNLKQIGLAINNFRAMRRAFPQAYLQLSIPDPTAPKGTESFGPSAITQILPYLEEISVYKRIDVTRGSLSTVNMPPTNPAYSTRISPMLCPSSPGNPTADYSAELANSFNNFGITVTPAAGLIFGRTDYAPDAGMSADIPGIAINAGASIICEPPDGPVRDIPDGSSKTILFNEDAGRPAWYGSGGIATISGYRPAMGNYTSDGPAPQGGGAWADPLNYIATNGADPSGNGIAAGGGFMGIPAAPWTCSEGCSNDSEVFSFHPDGSNMCFGDGSVKFVSGGLTMAQMSALLSRAGHEAISFDY, from the coding sequence ATGGCAGCGTTGAAAGACGGGCGTCGAGAGCGTCCGGTCGCAAGTCTGATGAGCCGCCTGGGCTCGCGAAAACTCGCGGTCCGCGCTCGCCGTGATCTCCGACCGCGAATTGCGTTCACGCTCGTTGAGTTGCTTGTGGTGATCGCCATCATCGGCGTCCTCGTCAGCATCCTGCTGCCGGCCATTCAAGCGGCGCGCGAAGCCGCGCGCCGCACCGGCTGTGCCAACAACCTGAAGCAGATCGGACTCGCAATCAACAACTTTCGCGCGATGCGGCGCGCTTTTCCGCAAGCCTATCTGCAGTTGAGCATACCCGACCCCACGGCGCCGAAAGGCACGGAGTCCTTCGGGCCATCGGCGATCACGCAGATCCTCCCATACCTTGAAGAAATCAGCGTGTACAAACGAATCGACGTGACCAGGGGATCGCTCAGCACCGTCAATATGCCGCCGACAAATCCGGCCTATTCGACCCGCATCAGCCCGATGCTGTGCCCGAGTTCGCCCGGGAATCCCACGGCCGATTACTCGGCTGAACTCGCCAATAGCTTCAACAACTTCGGGATCACCGTCACGCCGGCAGCGGGCCTGATTTTTGGGCGAACCGACTACGCGCCCGACGCGGGAATGTCGGCGGACATCCCCGGCATCGCCATCAACGCCGGAGCCTCGATTATCTGCGAGCCACCGGATGGTCCAGTCCGGGACATCCCGGACGGATCGTCAAAGACGATCCTGTTCAACGAAGACGCAGGCCGCCCGGCGTGGTACGGAAGCGGCGGCATTGCCACGATTTCCGGGTACCGGCCGGCGATGGGCAACTACACCAGCGACGGCCCGGCCCCGCAAGGCGGCGGCGCTTGGGCCGATCCGTTGAACTACATCGCCACGAACGGCGCCGACCCCAGCGGGAATGGGATCGCCGCCGGCGGCGGTTTCATGGGGATTCCCGCGGCGCCGTGGACATGCTCGGAGGGCTGTAGCAACGACAGCGAGGTTTTTTCCTTTCACCCCGACGGCAGCAACATGTGTTTTGGCGACGGATCGGTCAAATTCGTCAGCGGCGGCCTCACGATGGCCCAAATGTCGGCCCTATTGAGCCGCGCCGGTCACGAAGCGATCTCGTTCGACTATTAA
- a CDS encoding PEP-CTERM sorting domain-containing protein, with the protein MSILRTRSKSSIVLCATFLGGIALGSRPADAQNPHPDVAPRVQNGQVVTGGIDDTNNAFTPNLRVFDFVFGQDDPTQPYFDSDPGWRAEPEPGFPSTGFTPGKHLHFDILSGAPYGLPANLTYWNGTGSPHFGMVPNGETLRLDLAGGLADATAGSGNAFIPGFDIGTLDSTGDLHIHLSSFIQGSGGNNPANGIYMMVLDPSTDMPGIAAAKPIFVLWDNGLGDGPQLAAAVNFAQATFVPEPSSLALVCIGSVGVGLAVWRARRRRCRCSRGS; encoded by the coding sequence ATGAGCATCTTGAGAACTCGGTCGAAATCGTCAATCGTGTTGTGTGCAACCTTCCTCGGCGGAATCGCACTTGGCAGCCGGCCGGCTGATGCGCAAAACCCGCACCCCGATGTCGCGCCGCGCGTTCAGAACGGGCAAGTCGTCACCGGCGGCATCGATGACACGAACAACGCCTTCACTCCTAATCTGCGGGTGTTCGATTTCGTGTTCGGCCAAGACGATCCCACGCAACCCTACTTCGACTCGGACCCGGGCTGGCGCGCCGAGCCCGAGCCCGGATTCCCGTCAACAGGATTCACGCCGGGAAAACATCTTCACTTCGACATCTTATCGGGCGCCCCGTATGGCCTGCCCGCCAACCTGACCTATTGGAACGGGACGGGAAGTCCGCATTTTGGCATGGTGCCGAACGGGGAAACGCTGCGATTGGATTTGGCCGGCGGACTGGCCGACGCCACGGCCGGCAGCGGCAACGCCTTCATCCCCGGCTTTGACATCGGCACGTTGGATAGCACCGGCGACCTGCACATCCATCTGAGTTCATTCATTCAAGGGTCCGGAGGCAACAATCCGGCCAACGGCATTTACATGATGGTCTTGGACCCATCCACGGACATGCCCGGCATCGCCGCCGCCAAACCGATCTTCGTGCTCTGGGATAACGGCCTCGGCGACGGCCCCCAACTCGCCGCCGCCGTCAATTTTGCACAAGCCACTTTCGTGCCCGAGCCATCGTCGCTGGCCCTCGTTTGCATCGGCAGCGTTGGCGTGGGACTAGCGGTGTGGAGGGCGCGGCGGAGAAGGTGTCGATGCTCCCGCGGGTCTTAA
- a CDS encoding DUF2946 family protein, protein MNRRLATLVLLASYGSVALFGPELHELMGCHYHHHVASEWWPSAHGSTAEASVEDRHDEAGHDHSTCPLCKLLSMAQSAGVAFYPDWITAITLNHVAHFCSAPSAPPLSSCRIRAPPASSGIALSPWS, encoded by the coding sequence ATGAACCGCCGGCTTGCCACTCTCGTGCTCTTGGCTTCCTACGGCAGCGTTGCGCTGTTCGGGCCGGAACTCCACGAGTTGATGGGCTGCCATTATCACCATCATGTGGCCAGCGAGTGGTGGCCTTCGGCGCATGGTTCAACGGCCGAGGCTTCGGTTGAAGATCGGCACGATGAGGCTGGCCACGACCACAGCACTTGTCCGCTTTGCAAGCTCCTGTCGATGGCCCAAAGCGCCGGGGTCGCCTTCTATCCCGACTGGATCACGGCCATCACGCTGAACCACGTCGCGCATTTTTGCAGTGCGCCCTCGGCCCCGCCTCTCTCTTCGTGTCGCATTCGAGCGCCACCAGCGTCTAGTGGGATTGCGCTCTCCCCGTGGTCTTGA
- a CDS encoding PEP-CTERM sorting domain-containing protein, whose translation MNRVTPFFAFVVFCAIGGAVRAVHLDVWVHKDIVNRVDSGYFDVNAGVPITPMDRALGWGFQEFDQDPYYANNPGYFAESNTNPGGSQLPGGSLVGFNLLSDLQYWDGNGPVSFGPVPAGETLSINYGSNTVVVGTGTGAQPGFTLAQVASGTAEGFLHIHVNANIGAPNGVPTDGIYIFREQLTSNAQGVINSLPFWIVFNNNISEDQRGEAINFLYPNQWCGPLGGSYNTDANWSGTIPLPGQIVPVPQSPNGQDTVANLLDNLYADSTITIDSPTTVGIINFSSVPRYTLGGSASLTLQSGSTAQINLKLGNHTIAAPLIIASNTVVAAGTNSLNLQGAQTWNDNTTLTLQSGTLNYSIANGPTTVGANVQLAIATGAGVNVNGTVNPFADAGHRVSIANDSATGLNINAAGIRVGRITGGGATAVAAGSQLTADSIIQGALMIGGTASNPGLVTIDASDSLGNPLADGGLVLAGSLLSGTSFASEINSTELGVIGTSSDSPTVLPGAGLSGLDSASNVPSVPEPSSWLLAVFGVASCGWLARRRTRSD comes from the coding sequence ATGAATCGCGTTACTCCATTCTTCGCGTTCGTGGTCTTTTGCGCGATCGGCGGCGCCGTGCGGGCCGTGCACCTTGACGTGTGGGTCCATAAGGACATTGTCAACCGCGTGGACAGCGGCTATTTCGACGTGAATGCCGGTGTGCCGATCACCCCTATGGACCGAGCCCTCGGCTGGGGTTTTCAAGAATTCGACCAAGATCCGTACTATGCGAACAATCCTGGCTACTTCGCCGAATCCAACACAAATCCGGGCGGCAGCCAATTGCCGGGCGGAAGTCTGGTGGGGTTCAACCTCCTCTCCGATTTGCAATACTGGGATGGAAACGGGCCGGTCTCGTTCGGCCCGGTGCCGGCCGGAGAGACGCTATCGATCAATTACGGCTCCAACACGGTGGTCGTCGGAACGGGCACGGGCGCACAGCCCGGCTTCACGTTGGCGCAGGTCGCATCGGGAACCGCCGAAGGGTTTCTCCACATCCACGTGAACGCGAACATCGGCGCCCCGAATGGCGTTCCCACCGACGGAATCTACATCTTCCGGGAGCAGTTGACGAGCAACGCTCAGGGAGTGATCAACTCGCTCCCTTTTTGGATCGTGTTCAACAATAACATCAGCGAAGACCAGCGCGGCGAGGCGATCAACTTTCTCTATCCGAACCAGTGGTGCGGGCCGCTGGGAGGGAGTTACAACACTGACGCGAATTGGTCGGGTACCATTCCTCTTCCTGGTCAAATCGTCCCCGTGCCGCAGTCCCCCAATGGCCAGGACACCGTGGCCAACCTCCTGGACAATCTTTACGCGGACAGCACCATCACGATCGATAGTCCGACAACCGTCGGCATCATCAATTTCAGCAGCGTACCGCGCTACACGCTCGGTGGCTCGGCCAGCTTGACACTGCAGAGCGGCAGCACGGCGCAAATCAATCTCAAACTCGGCAATCACACGATTGCGGCGCCGCTGATCATCGCCAGCAACACGGTCGTTGCCGCCGGAACGAACAGCTTGAACCTTCAAGGCGCGCAAACGTGGAACGACAACACCACGCTCACTCTGCAAAGCGGCACACTCAATTACTCGATCGCCAACGGACCAACGACGGTCGGCGCGAATGTGCAATTGGCCATTGCCACGGGGGCCGGCGTTAACGTGAACGGCACCGTCAATCCCTTTGCGGATGCCGGGCATCGCGTCAGCATCGCCAACGATAGCGCGACCGGGCTGAACATCAATGCCGCCGGGATCCGAGTCGGAAGAATCACCGGCGGCGGGGCGACTGCGGTTGCCGCCGGAAGTCAACTGACAGCCGACTCGATCATCCAGGGCGCCTTGATGATCGGCGGCACAGCTTCAAATCCGGGCCTGGTGACGATCGACGCCTCGGATTCCCTCGGCAATCCGCTCGCCGACGGCGGCTTGGTGCTCGCCGGCTCGCTGCTGTCGGGAACTTCGTTCGCCAGCGAGATCAACTCCACGGAACTCGGCGTAATCGGAACGTCGTCCGATTCTCCAACGGTGTTACCGGGCGCAGGTCTCAGCGGACTGGACTCCGCGAGCAATGTGCCTTCGGTTCCAGAGCCTTCGTCGTGGCTGCTGGCGGTTTTCGGCGTTGCATCCTGCGGATGGCTTGCTCGGCGGAGGACGCGATCGGACTAA